The Patagioenas fasciata isolate bPatFas1 chromosome 21, bPatFas1.hap1, whole genome shotgun sequence genomic sequence CCCCGCCTGCCCGCGTCCTCCCTGCCAGCGCTCGGGCAGGAGCGCACGGAGCGGGGCCTGTGCAGACCTTGTGTTTAGTAACAATTAcagtggggagggagaggggaaggagagccaTCCccgtcctcatccccatccccatcccaatccccatctccatccctatcccgttccccatccccatccccatctccatccctatcccattccccatccctctctccatctccatcaccatccccgtccccatccccatctccatctccatccccatccccatctccatccccatcctcatccccgtccccgtccccatccccattcccatccccatccccatctccatctccatctccatccccatccccatcccggcCCCTCCGCAGCAGCATCTCCAATGCTCCATTTAAGACCTggtggggataaaaggggcttgTTGGCAGCAGCGAGCAACTGGTGTGCGGGGACAACTGTTGCCATCTGTCTGGTGGGGGCTGCGGCAGGGCCAGGGCTCAGCCGgggttttgtttctcctttcacgCACCACTAAACTTTGCACCTTTTGTTTCCCAGCGCAGGGCTGAGCGCCGGGGAGAAGAGGCCTCTGCGCCGCATGGGTCAGGGCAAAGCTCGCTCGGCTTGCTGCCGGTGGTTGCATACGATTCTTATTATATATTATAATAGTAATTAACGTTATTTGAGGAGACTGTCGGTGTTGAGCAACCAGTGCTGAACCCCCTCGGTCCTCCCCCCGCTGTGCCGCACCCTGCGAGCTCGCTGGGCAGAACAAGGTGCCCCGACACGTCCTGCGCCGCAGCTGCCGACGGTGACGGGTGCGTCCCTCGGGACCGAGGCTGCGTGGTGCCCTGCCATCCCTGATGGGCGCCGTGCCCGTCCCCAAGGGATGCTGTGTCTCTGCCACTAAGGGATGCCGTGCCTCTGTCCCCAGGGGACACCATATCCTTGTCCCCGGTTGATGCTGTGCCCCTACCCCTGATGGATcatggtggcggtggcggtgcgcGGGGCACGGGGGTGGTGGGAGCAGCCAGCAGCTGCGGTCGCTGCCCCGGGGCGGTTTGTGTTTCCCCGGAGCCGTGTCTGTGTCTGGGACGGGAGCAGAGCCCGGGGAAGGTTCCAGCTGGGCGTGCGAgtctcaccagctgctggggtTTTGGTCGGGGCTTTGAGCcccttttgctttgcttgtcaTCTGCGTCCCACTAGGCCGCATCCCCGGGACAGCCTGGAGCCGGGACCAGCCCTGCGTGTCCGGGGAAGCACGTTTCCCAGCTccggggagcactggggagggaggagggctcGTGGGGCTGCCCCTCTGTCACCTCTGCACCAGTGGCACTGACCAGCAGTGTCTCGTGGGTCACGTCTGAGCTTTGCCCTTGGCTATGACAACTATGgagcagcccctgccagccccatgtcccagccACTGGTGACAAGGCAGAAGGAGAAGGATTTAAGGGTGATGCTGGGGCCCCAGGGCACACCAGCTCATGTCAGGACATGTTAGAGCATCGCTCGGGCTGGTACCTGCCCCGTCCCCTCTGCAAGGGCCAGTGTCCCTGTGCCTGGCACAGCCGTACCTGGTGTCACTGCTGTGGGGACACAACACCCGTGAGAATGCAACACCCGTGTGAACGCAACACCTGCTCCTCTGGGGAACTGCTGGGAAATGTGTTACTGGGAACCGGCTGGAGGCAACAACATCCCTGAACCCTGCGCGTCCCCAGCGTCCCCAGCTGCCAGACGCAGGGCGAGGCCCATTTTCCATCTGACAATGCGCTTTTACCAGGGAGTTTATTTCTATTATCGCACCGGATAAAACAGCAAAGGGCAAGGACGGGGCTGGAGCGGAGCAGCTGCCCTTGCTGGCTTGTTCGCCGCTTTGTTGTGAGTTAAAAGACTGGATCGGGGCTGAGACACAAGCCCTGGTGCTCCCCTAAAGCGCGAGGGCTCGCCGCCCCCCGTGCCAGCCCCGGCAGCCTTAGGGCTGGGGTCCCCGCTGCCTTTGGGAACAGAGACAAAGCCCGTCTTGATATTTATGGCACGTGCAGCGGGAGCGTGCGGGGCTGCGGGACAGATGGCGAGTGGAACAAAAGGGCAGGCAGGAGTGGGGGCTGAGCAGATTGGGAAttccctgcctgtccctctcccctgtgcccaagcgctgctgggagcagggctgcctTTCCCCAGTGGTCCCCTGCGGGGGGGGCTGACCCCCGCCAGCTGCTCTGGCCCCTCCTGGAGCTGGGTGGGGAAACCCAAAatcctgacacccccaaacccaagCAGTAAAATCCCATCTCTGTTTTACTCCTGACGTGGAGCTGCGAGAGCAGGACCCCCCGTCCCCCCAGCCTCAGTCTGGGAGAGGGGCCCCCAGCTCATCCCCGAGCGGTGCTGGGGGGGGACGGGGGTCCCGTGCCGGGTCCCTCCCCGGCGTCTTttcctgctgcctctgcagttTTCTTATCTCTTCCCAGCCAAGTCGCAGCTGCCGCCGGCCGGATCCAAGCAGCTTATTAATAATCAACTTCTATTGCTCGTCACGTCGCGAGCACGTCTGCAGATGGGCAGGCGTGGTGGCGGCGGCCGTGACCCGGCCACCGGCGCTTTTGTCCTCGCAACTTCTCAATAAAGGTTTTAGGTTAAGTCCGAGAAGAATTGAGCAAAGGGAAGCGCTGGAGGACGTGGCGCCGGGTCGCACTTCCCGGCCGTGACTCACGCCGGCTCTGCCAATGCTCACACGCTGGGTTTGCAGCGCGGGGATGGCGCCGTGTCCTGAGCTGGCGTCCCTCGAGCCGGGGGGGCTCTGCCTGTCCCAGACCCCCCCAGCCACATCGGGATCAAACCCATCGCCCGCTGCTTTCTTGTGTACTTctccaaaggaaaatatttggagGCGTTGTTATTAAACACAAATCCTGCGCTTCCTGGGGAAACATCCTCCTACAAGGATGTTTGCAAACAGCTCCGAGTTGAGGGCTGCTGCAAAGGGCAACAAAAACGGAGTGTGGAGGGGAAGAGGGTTtgggggaaggggctgggaaaaGTGGAGATGGAATGGGGGGTTTTTCAGGGGAGCTCTGGAGAAATCCTGCCTGtccacatggggctggggaagggtttttcctttggtttggggttttcccTCCTTGATGCTTCTCCGGGGATCTGGACAAAGCCCCGCACGCCCCCCTCCCCCGGATTCCGACCCCGAACCTgccccggaggaggaggaggaggaggaggaggaggaggaggaaggggagggagaggaggagggggaccgAGCCCCCATCCCTTCCATCCCAGCACAACAACAGGGCGCTGATTGGGCTCCTGTGAGCTTTCCCAGGACCAATGGGGTCTCCcctttttttggggagggggaagaagcGGGGGGTGGGCTGCACTGAGCCTGTGCCCCCTCCGCCCCTGCGGGGccagtgctgcagctgctgtcaatcagcgATCCCCCGGTGTCAATCAGCGATCCCAGCCGCCCCGCGGGATAACGCAGCTGCTGCAAGCAGCGTTCGGTGGCTGCTTGTCCTGGGTTTtgctgccaccagcccctgcTGCCAGGTCCCCCCAGGGCCATGGGCTGGGACATCCCAACAAGACTCCCTGGACCACCAGACTCTTGGGCTCCCGCAGGCTGGtggtgatttggggggggggtgcagATGCTCTGAGGCAAAAACCTGACCTGGGAGtgatgatgaggaggaggaggaagaggaggagggtgggCTGTGGAGCCCATGGGGGTTTTCTTGCCTCTCCTCCTGCTGCAAGAGCCTTGGCCAGAGCTGTGAAAATCCTGCCTGTGTGAATTTGCTTTTTTAAGAATCCTCCAGCTCCGCTGTTAAAAATAAGCAGGGCTGAGGAGTGGAGAGCATGAAAGCATCTGGAAAAGCAGCACCGGCAGCACCGCCATCCCTTCCCTCTCTCAACTGACACTTTGCGTGTGGATTTTCTCCTTCTGTAAAACATCCTTGCGTGGACCCCGCctgggaggagcaggagcagcagctcctcgGCGGCCGCACGTGTGGTGTCTGGTACAGCCACTAGACGGCAAATCCAGCCCGGGTTATGGAGCAAGATCTGGCCTGCAAGACAGGGGGTTCGGGCGCTCAGCCCCTGGTCTCCGCATCTGGGACCCCTCAGACACATTTTGTGCAGTTACAGAAAGGGCTTTATTTGTCGGTATGATCTCTACAGTTCATGCGTCAGTGATAGTAcaggtttttttgggttttgttgctaTAGTGTCAGCATGCAGTGTAAATGCGGAGGGTCTGGATGACCTCTTCAGCTCTGCAGGTCATCTCCAAAGCTCAGCTGCCACTTTGGTTCTCAAACTAAACCGTCCAAGGAACcaaggtgggtggttttttggcAAATCCAATCGTGCTGTGGCTGCAGGTGTCATTGTGTTGtatttttggggtttttaaatGGAGAGCCGGgttgctggggcagggggagctcAGAGCCAGGCTGGGGGGGATGGAGCTGGTGTGCAGGGGCTCCATCCCTCAACCAGGGGGATGAgctctccccatccctgctgcacccCACTCAAACCAGGGGAGAGCGTTTGGGGACAAACAGCTCCTTCCCACCCGTGTGGGCGGGTGCTGGAGAACCCTTATTGCACTATTGCAGAAGCCAAGTCAAACCGTCGAAGCTGCGTTGAAACGGgcgtgagggtcccccaggaacGGGGGAGCCAAGTCCTGAGGGCGGGGGGCCGGCTCAGATCTCGATGACGGTGGCACGGCGCAGGCACAGCGGCGCGTCGGGGGGCACCGCGTTCCGCTTGATCTCGTTGCCGTCGAGCCGCAGCACCTGGAGCCGCGAGTAGTTCATGACGTCCACCACGGTGCAGAAGCTGCTGATGGAGAACTCTGCGGGGGGAGAGGAGACGGAGCTGAGTGCCGGCTGATCTTTGGGGACCCATGTGAGAAATGTCAAGGGGGGGCTGCTTTGGTGATGGGTCTGTGGGTACCGATCTCTGAGAGCTGCTTGATGTTAAGGTGGGCCGGAAAAAATATCAATGCACCTCCAAATGGCGAATTATTCCTGCAAATTTGGACTCGACACCCTCTGCTTTTAAGCTAAAAGGGCAACTGGTCCAAGCAGGGAAACTCCAGCCCTGCCCGGGCTGGGTTTGGAGGGAGGAAACGGAGCGAGTTCCACATATTTCATGCGGGATTTGGGAGAGAAGCGACCGACTAGAGGGCAGCAGAGCTCCAGGcggggatgctgctggggaggcaGCGGCTGTGGGGGACCCCGGGgcgggggtttgggggctgcGACCCCCGCGGtgtgcggggacaccggggacatcgGAGCGCTGGAGGGGCGGGACCCGGGGCTGGTGCCCCATGCGGGGGTTGTGCCCCCCAAGGCGGTTGGTGCTGCAGCCCCCGGCTCCTGGAAAGGTCAACAGCAAACCCAGAGGCTGGAGCGAGATGTGCGGCGGAGCCCGGGTGGCTCCGCGGTGGTTTGGTGGCATTTGTCGGCAGACGCGAACAGCCACACATTTGGAAAGCAAACATTTGGGAATCTGTTCTTGTTTTTGTGTTGCTGCCGGCTCCCCGGTGCGGGGTTGTGTTTCCTCTGCCAGAGCTGATGGCTGCActgccatgtccccatccccatcccgctCAGGGGCTCCAGCCCCGCCGGGCAGGGTCCTGCCCTGGGGCCCTGGCAGGTGAGCGGACCCAGCCTGGATTTTTCCAGCACATTGCctgcttgtttcttttttctttcttttttctttttatttttttttccccctagcttATATTTATAAATAGCAGCCCCAGAACAATctgttccttttatttatttgtgtattAAGCGGAGTGAATTTTGGTCCTGGCAGAAGATGCTGTGGCGACGGCTCTAATAACAGAGCTGCCGTCTGTCCCAGCCCCAGCGAGGGGACGGGGCTGTGCTGTCCCAGGCTCTGCAGGGCGCAGGGAAcgtccctgtcccctgcggtaGCGCTGGGCAGGGTCACATGTGTTCCCATGTGCGGTGATCATGGGGGCCCCCAAATCTGCCACCCCCCAACCCGTGTGCAGTCCCAGACTAGGGCCATGGTCCCTTCCCCGGGTTGTGGATCAGCTTCTACCCACAGCTGGTTCCTGGCCTCTCTAACCAGAAGATGCCCAGTAAAACCAGCACATGGGTCACACAGGAGCATCCAGAGCAGGCAGCCCCTTGGCTCCAGGTGTGTTGGGACAAAACAGACCCCATTCCTGCCTTGCTCAGTGTCCCAAATCCCAGCTTCCTGCTCATGACCCTGGGTAGTGTCCCCCAGGGAGGCACAGGGTCTGCATCCCCATCTCCCCATCCCTCTACTGCACCACCGTCCCCTGCACCGCCACAATGCGGTTGACGCGTTTCTGCTCACCGTTGATCTGGTTCCCTTGAAGGTAGAGGTTCTCCAGGTTGGTGCTGACCCGGGGGATCTTCTGGAGCCTGTTGTAAGAGAGGTCCAGCTCgaggatgctgctgctgttgaAAGTGTTGGTAGAGAGACCTTGATTTGTCAGGCTGTTGTGGGACATCCGCACATAGAGCAGCTTGGGAGACACCTTGAAATAGTCATCGGGGATGGTGTTGATGTAGTTGTACTCTAGATAGAGCTGTTCCAAAGCCATTGGGAGCCCATCAGGGACTTTCCTGAGGTGGTTATAACTCAGATCAGCAAGGATCAAGGACTTGAGCCCTTTGAGAGATGCTCCCATCTCAAAAATGTAGTTGTGGCTGAGGTACAGGGCTGTGAGGTTCTCCAGTCCCTCCAGGGCGTTGGAGGGGACCTTGGAGATGTGATTGTAAGACAAGTGGAGCTCTCTGAGGGACCGGGGCAAGGGGCTGGGCATCTTGGTGAGGTTGTTGTTGTTCAGGTACAACCTCTCCAGGTTTTTGAGTTTGGCGAAGACCCTCTTGCCCATCCTCTCACTGGTGATCTGGTTGTTGTGCAGTGCGAGCCATTCCAGCTCCGTGGCGTTGTCGAAAGCCCCCTCTTGGATGGTGGTGATCTGGTTGTTCTGGAAGTAGACGTATTTCATCCGGGAAGGCACGAAGGGCAGGTACCTCAGGTTCCGGGTGTCACAGTACATGGCTGACGAGAAGTTAGGGGGACAATCACACTCGTGGGGACATTGCCAGGAAATGGCTTGCTGAGGTTCAGGGCCGGGCTCTGCCTCTGTCTCTGGGGCTGGGACGTAAGAATAGACGTAAGGGGGGTTCTCGTCTTCGTAGTAGGGCAtgtagttgtaggaggacacccgggACTGCCGCATGTAGTACTGCAACCACGCCATGTCTTCTTCTTCATTGTACTGGCCCATGGAGGCTCCGCAGAGCCCAGCGATGACCAGGACGGTGGCCCAACGCATGGTGCTGGTGCTGGAGGGACCTGGGTGggggaggaacggggaggaacCATCAGCAGCGTCAGGTGTGGGGTGAGGAGAACGGCACCCCCGCCTGGAGATGGTGCCACTCggcagcagagctggagaacCAGGGGACCTGGATGAACCTTACCCCAAAAAATGGGGCTGCAAGCATGTCCCCTGTTTGCAGGTACCTGATCTTCCCCCTTTTCACCTCAGCCCTGCTAGAAACCTGCATCCCAGTGGATATTTGCTTGCAAAATCTGAACTTACGGGTGTTTCTGTTATAACTGAGTAGAGGATGGAGATATAGGGCACGTGTTCCATGGTGGTGTCAGGTCGCTCAGCCCTGGGATTCACCGAGCAGGGCAGAGCGGGAGCTGTGAGCACAGGTTGATGGAGCTCGGGGTGTTTTGCTGGAGCTGTATTTGTGTGACAGCTGCTGCCCACGCGATTCGCTGTGGGTTCCATCCAGGCCCCTTCCTGCACAGAAGCGCAGGGTGCTCAGCCTGCTCAGGACTCATGTAAATCCTGGCTAACAAGTTCCGGCTGATTTTTGAAATTAAACCACTTTCAAGCTTAGATTCACCGAGCCCAACCCCAACACGAAAAGGGGCAACACCCgtgtagacaaggttcttagggacatggtttagtgacagtgttgggttaatggttggactttcaGATCtggagggtgtcttccaaccaaaatgattctaggaaTCCTCGTCTTGGGGCTAAACGAGCACACAGAGCGGCCTGGAGCGAGGCAGCTTGAAATTCCTCCAGGAAATACGTGGGGCTGAGCTGTTCGGAGGGGGAGCGGAGCCGCTCCTGCCTGCTGGCTCCTCCGCATGTGCTACATACGTggctgggcaggcagagctgtgggg encodes the following:
- the FMOD gene encoding fibromodulin; amino-acid sequence: MRWATVLVIAGLCGASMGQYNEEEDMAWLQYYMRQSRVSSYNYMPYYEDENPPYVYSYVPAPETEAEPGPEPQQAISWQCPHECDCPPNFSSAMYCDTRNLRYLPFVPSRMKYVYFQNNQITTIQEGAFDNATELEWLALHNNQITSERMGKRVFAKLKNLERLYLNNNNLTKMPSPLPRSLRELHLSYNHISKVPSNALEGLENLTALYLSHNYIFEMGASLKGLKSLILADLSYNHLRKVPDGLPMALEQLYLEYNYINTIPDDYFKVSPKLLYVRMSHNSLTNQGLSTNTFNSSSILELDLSYNRLQKIPRVSTNLENLYLQGNQINEFSISSFCTVVDVMNYSRLQVLRLDGNEIKRNAVPPDAPLCLRRATVIEI